The Ochotona princeps isolate mOchPri1 chromosome 17, mOchPri1.hap1, whole genome shotgun sequence genome segment cctacacccaccctggttctcatgagcactagTTGGTGCTtgagtctagcctagtctggcccAACCCAGACCCCGCCCACACCTTGCCGAGGGACACTACAGCCATGCCTAGactagacagcagcccccactgtGGACTTCACTTTTGATTTGTACTAgtcatattcaacaagtaaaaagcaagaaGATCACAGTTTCACTGGAGGATAAATGTGGGCTAAAAAACAACAATCACATCCAAAAGTGATCATCATTCCTACACAGTGTTAGTATTCTGCATCAGCAGCCGAACATGACAAAAAacatatatttgtgtttttgagaCTGACTTAATTCACTAACAATGCTATCCATTTACTGCAAACTATATGATTTAATTGTTTATGACTAAGTAGCActtcatagtgtgtgtgtgtgtgtgtgtgtgtgtccatcagttgatggacatttggactAATTActtatcttagctattgtgaattgcgcTTCAATACAATAGCCCAGGAAAGATGTCTTCTTTTAAACAGATTTTCAAAGATTGGCTCTGCTATAATAACATCAATCATTTTAAATCTGTAATTTGATGAGAGTTGAAGCTATAGTATTTCAGCAACAACTTACctcaaatatattcaataaaaaacTAGTTTAACATGGAATTAATTTTGTACAAACTGACAAGCtcattcttaaaagaaaagtgtagaaaattttcaagaatcatttgaaaaatacaaataaagctCATTTGTGGTCAGCAAAATAaccacataatttttaaaatttattttagcatATATTTATTTAGGAATTGACAAAAAGATTAATCAAGTGAAATAATGTAAATAGTTCTATGTCTGTTAGGCTTTCTTTTTTGATGAATATGGTATTTCAAACAATGGAGGGAAAAATATACTACTCAAAATGATACCACAACAAAATGGATAAGGAACAATAGTAAATAATTACTTATACTACATGTGAACATACTTTTCAAAGGCTTCAAACGCTAAACAAATCTACAATTGTAAACATACTTCTATAAAAATGTATGAGGCAGCTTCAACAGTTTcaggaaaaatagaataaaaagactATGAAAATTTCAGTATGTTGAGAAAACCTGACATTTTTGAAacttctttgggaaaaaaaaagacaaatgaagaATTTGAAAGAGACATGACAGAGCATAGTTTAATATACACAAGATTAATATTCAAAACGTACTAAAAGCCCATGCCAAAGGACATTTGGAGTAAGTTCTAAAGTTCTACAATACAGTGGTATGACTCTAATTCATTATAATGCACCCTGAAGAATTGGAGAAGAGGAGCTGGCAGACATCAAACACAAGAGgtgaaggaaagaaaagtctAGTTGTCTGGTACCATTAGTTACAGTCGTTATAGGCGTTAAAAGATCCACACTATGCATGTTAATCAAAACTgtttaagaagaaaatacataacaagaagaaaacaaacgAGTGTAGAAAAAGATGTTAAAATATAACTCTTTAATTACCACCTCCTTAAATTGTACGATAACCAGGTCTTACAGACTTAAATATAATCAACTCATCTATACTCATTTAATTACAATCCcagttgaaaatgaaaaaaatatatatcacaaAAGGTACTTGTGAACTAGAGTTTCATTTAGCAGTAAGCTAATGTTCAGTCTTCAAAATGGTGATAAAATTTCCATTCCCTCATGGCATGATCACAATAACAGAGTCACATAAAACAATGGAAAGCTTATTGATAACTTGAAAAATAGTCAAAAGAGTGAGATCATATGGTATCCACTTATAGATATTGCTTTACTACAACAGCATATGGTAATGACAGTACACCACTCTTTTCCATATGTTATGATTATTGTTGTGAATCCTACACCCAGTGGTATAATGTCTCTGTCTttaacaaagaatgaaataatgatgctggctccctccccaggctTAAGCTAGCAGCATTTAGACCACCAGGCATGACTTACTTCTCAAGTAAATACAAACCAAACTACTGTAATGACACAACACATGAAGTTCACACTAAAATCAGACCATTAAAAATGACAacacacagaagaaaatgaaagagaagtatAAAAGGTTACAAGACAGAATATGTGAACACTCTACAGAAAGACAAGTAAAGATAATAACTGAGCAACAACAAATCCAACCTAGAAGCAGCAGGAGACTGGGCTGATGGCTCTCGGTTCTTTTGTCATGGGAGGAGAGAGTAGCATTTAATCTGCAGTTGTAGTTTAAACACAATACATGATAAGTTAGTGGATTTTATAACAAGAGACAGAAACTGCAATGAAAACATTGGAAATCATGCCACCTCAAGAGGACCTAAAATTCAGAGACAAAAACCTACCTAGCTGGTAGCTGAGCATGCCTTCACAATCCAAGGACAAAGTCACTTCCCATTTACTACCACACTATCATGCAGTTCCTCACTGCAACAAAAAGTTCTATAATGGATAAAACACAAGTCTGTGATAacgtgtgtgtctatgtgtctgtgtgtgcgtctTTAAATCCCATGAGCTGCCATTAAGCTAAAGAATGTCTTTTTACAAACAACTCTTCCCAGAGCTCCCTTGATATCTcggttcctcaggctgtagatgaaggggttcagcatgggagTCACCACAGTGTACATcatggacatgacagtctccttCACAGGAGAATTATCAGCTGATGGGACTAGGTAGAGACCTATAATTGTGCCATAGAACAGAGACACCACAGACAGGTgtgagccacaggtggagaaggccTTACGGATGCCCTGTGCAGAAGGGACCTTAAGGATggaggacacaatccctgcataGGACATGATGATTAATAGGAATGGGATGACAACAAAGATACTCCCTACAACAAATACCAACAACTGATTAACACTAGTGTCAGAGCAGGCCAACTTCAACAGAGCAGATATATCACAGAAAAAGTGGTGGATCACACTGTCTGCACAGAAAGATAGTCTGGCCATGAGCAGAGTGTGTAACAGGGAAGGGAACATGGTCAGTGCCAAGCACAGTGCTACCAGGGTGAGACAGAGCTTGGGGTTCATGATGCTGGTGTAGTGCAGGGGGAaacagatggccacatagcggtcatacgccatggccacaagcaggaagcttccAAGGTctccaaagaacagaaaaaagtaCATCTGGGTGAGGCATCCTTCATAGGGGATGGATGGAACTTGGCTGTTCATGATCTGTAGCAACTTGGGCACTGTgacagaggagaagcagaggtcAGAGAAGGACAAGTTGCTGAGAAACAAATACATGGGTGTGTGGAGATGGGAGTCCAGTATAATGAGGACGATGATGATGAAGTTTCCCAGGACAGTGATCAAGTACATTGCCAGAAATAGGACATAGCACAGGTTTTGGTATTCTGGCTGGATGGGTAGACCCAGGAGGAGGAACTCTGAAATGACACTTAGGTTACTTCCTGCCATGATGTGTGATCAATACCTTTGGGAAGAAATAATAGTGTTCTTTAAAACTTGAAATTGAAAAGCAATTTAGGGTACAAACTCAGCTATTTGCTAAAAGATCTTCTTTCAGCCACATTGCCATCATAAGCATCTCTCTACTCCTCTTGTACACAATTATAATCCCTAACCTACATCTTTTCTTCACTTCTTTTTCACATGCTACATTGTTCCATTCTTTCAAAACCAATCCACTCTATTCATTCTGAGGCATCACATAGATTTGTATTCCTCCTAACCAGTCATTCTCAAAGATACGGTTAGCTCCACCTCTGTCAGTTTCCTACATGTTAATTTCCTTCAGGGTTTATTTTCATAAACAGTATTCACTTATCACCATGCACATCCACAAGAAACCCTATCTCCTCCACTATTCAGATGGCCATTTAAATATCCACATGGACATCTTTCTTCCCACAGAACTCTGGATCCCACTGTCCAATGGCCAGCTTGGTAGGTATGGGATCACAGGCTACATGAGCTCAACAATTCCCAAATGAAACTCAGAGTCTCAGCTATTCCCTCTCCCAGTCTCCTCCTCCTTGGCGCTCATATTTCAGGAGAAGCTATCCAGAATCAAATCGAAAGCTACTGAGTTTAATTTCTTTCATCCTTTCTCTCACCATGACCTCCAATCCAGCACATCCTAAAGATGTGATCCTGAATTCTCACTGTGGTTCGTACACTGTGTGCAATTACCACAATCCCAGAACAAGTTGACAACTTACCTGGACACTTTAACAGCTTCTCAATTCATATCTTTGTTTTAGGACAACCCTTCTCCAATAAACTTGTTCTCAAACTTGGAGATCCTAGAGTGGAAATCCCACTCTCATTGTTCTCCTAATATCAGAGAGTTTTAAcgattctttagaaaaaaaaaaaaaacaataattttcttgggaaaacagagttacagagaaagagattgagcGTTATCAATTCACTGGGCTATCTTTTACAATACTATTTCTATTCCCTAGTTTAGATAATGTATTCAAGATGACACCTGATGATGGCAATGCTGTGGTTCAATGTGGCAGCAAGGATACACATTGTCATTAATCAACATACTGGTTTCCTTAAATAGAACTTAATactgtttctgttccttttttaacaggacatattatttttaaaataaacaaggaatgggctcagtagcctagtggctgaagtcctcaccttgcatgtgctgggatcacatatgagtgccgattctaatcttggcgaccctacttcccattcagcatcctgcttgtggcctgagaaagcagtcgaggatggcccaaggctttgggatcctgcacccatgtgggaaacccaaaataggctccagactcctggtttggattggctcaactccatcAGTTGCGGCAACTTGTGCAGTGAATGacaagacagaagatcttgctctctgtctatcctcctctctgtatatctcactgtacaataaaaaataaatctttaaagaaaacaaggaaaaataaactGCTGCTTTAAAGCCTACCTCGCATACTAGTCACTGTGCTGATATGAGATCATGTACTGCATAAGAAATTGTACTTAATCATTAAAACAGTACAACTGGCAGATTTCATTCAAACAAACTAGATTCTCAAAAAGTCTTGGGGGCAGAGCAATGCAGAAGAGCACAGTTAATCATAGCCCAAGAACTACCCAGCAGAACGCCAATGACCCAGCAAAGGAAAACCCACAGGTTGGATGTGCTCAGGAGCACCAGTTCATTCCCTCTCCTGCCTGACTTACCCAGGCTGCTCTGCAGGGCCCTGACTCATGGTCCTGCGCCTTTACTTAGTGCAGCTATGTGAGGTGACAGCTCGGGCAAACACCACCTATGTCTGTGCCACTCCTCTCACATCTCTCATTTCACCCATCCCTGGGCCTACAGGGACCTGCATCCTGGGGGAATCCGGATCCAGGAGGAATTCATTACAGACAAAGTAATTGTCCAGGACTCTCAGGGATGGAGTCTCTGAGTCCTGCTGGGGTGAGCGCTCACAGTCACGGATCACACCTGACTACTGGGAAGAACGGGGTGACCAGAAGCAGTGATGgtgcttgatcatgtcctgttTACACTTGGAGAGCTGTCCTGTGAGGAGGGTGCTTACACTGGCACGATGAAGCAAAATGGCTGGAGAAACCATAAAACTAATCAGATTGTAAACGTTCTCAAATTCCTTAACAACATGATTATCTTCTGAGGATTACATCTATCAAACACTTGAAATTTGCAGCTGTTTCATAAGTAAAACAAACGTTCAAGTTACACAAGAAGCCTTCATGGGCTTTAACCAAACAAACTGAAAGATACACACTTTGAAAGATTCCCAAGAGAAACTGTGTGTTACAAAAAACCACAATTCTCTAAAAATGTAACCTAAGAGAGCTAAATCTACCTCTGGCAATGCTCAAACTTCTGTGACATCACcatatacagaaacagagaaagcacagATGACAGAGAAAAGGTGAACTCTCCAAGATCACGTTCAATTCTCCATTGagtcaaaatagaaaaaaaattcagattcttATCCCACTGAGTATtacctctttttgtctctttctctctaggaCAACTTTAGTAGCAGCCATCAGCACCACCTCAACCACTCTCCACATGTCAGATTACCTCCTGGGGTCACATTTCCTGTTGCAACAACTAATCACAGGGCTGTAGTGGGTGTTTGTATTCCTTCCTCCACCTTCCAGTGTATGCGGCCCTTCCCTTGGGAACCTCAGCTGGATGAGGCTGTGTGTGCAGTGATATCATCCAGTCTCCATTCCCAGGGTGCTGCATCCTCACTGGTGCTGTTATGTGTTGATGAACATCTATTTTTTGTAAGGAAAAGTAAACTGTGCCGAAATTGTTCTCTGGAATTTCAGACACAGTCGTTAGTATTCCCTGTCCCCCTGGTGATTAGTTTCAGCCACCCCATGTGTGAGGCAGCATGTAGTCTCATGTTGTTCTACATAAGGACCACAAAATGAATGATTGGCAGGCTCAACTGCCAATTTAGTGAAACCCTGGCTACTCCCTGTCAGAAGAACACTTCACTGGAAAGATATTCTAATGTCTTAGCCACAGCTTCATGAGTCCTATCCAATTCTGCCTCACTTGCTGTATAGATGTGAATTTACAGCATGtcctttctctcttccatttGCCTCTTTTTCCTACACTGGGGCTTCTCTGCCTCCACCAATAAGATGTAATGCAGAACCTTCTCAGCTCCCTTTAACTGCGAGGATCTGTGGTGTAATTGTAGAGTCAGAGGTATAAATTGACATGGGGTTTTGCATACGTAAACCTAATTTACCCAGGCcactagtttttttgttttttgttttttttttaattttatttttttttaattttattttaaattcattaattacattgtattatgtgacacagtttcataggtactgggattctccccacccctccgcaaaccctcccaccatggtggattcctccaccttgttgcataaccacagttcaagttcagttgagattcccccattgcaagcatacaccaaacatagagtccagcatcttattgtctagtcaagttcaacggcttcttaggtataccctctctggtctgaagacagagccagcagagtatcatcccgatcaattaaaagctccaacataccatcagcaaaaatttacatcattatggaattaattgacatagtaatgagtaaccaatatggtaaaagtaaatgcgatttcttatccaccttctgtgaccacctcattgacatttcaattttggtttatacacaacatataacattcataacataacttgttatacataacatcatatcaaattaaggcaaacatgtggtatttaaccttttgggattggctcatttcccttagcattatggtttccagtttggcccatttccAGGCCACTAGTTTTATACTACTTATCTTTTCCAGACTCATTTGAATAAATTTCCTTTGCGTCTTTATCAAAAATTAATGGATGACGTATGACTGAATCTATTTCTGGACTGTCTGTTCCATACTCTCAATTCTGGTCTGTATTGCTATCCTTCTTCTAGTATCCCATTTTCCTGACCACTTTAACTTCATAATAGGTCTGAAAATCAGATAGTATGACCCTCCTACATTCTCTCTTCTGAAACGAATTTTTATTTCgagttacttttctttttatgctGAAATTTTATAGTCAGGTAAGCAATTTGTACCCAACCTATTCTATCAgagtttttttaattggaattctGTTGAACCTTTAGATCAGTGTTTGATGAGTACACAATCTAAGAAACACTGAGTCTTCCAACCCAAAATAATTCCTGAAATCCTCCTCAATTCCTTcatctcctttttctttaatatgtTTGGCAGTTTTCAAGATAACAATCATGCACATACAGcagtccctccccccacctatCCATGGTTTCCCTTCCTGCAATTCCAGTCACTCACTGTCTTGttctaatattaaaatattgaattcATAAGGTTTGGATTATGCTTCATTCTGAGTACCACAACGAGATCTCCTGCTTTCCTGCTGCACCCCAGGTAAGGGTGAATCCTCTTTGCCCAGCACATCCACTCTGTATACAATACCCACCCCTTAGTCACCTGGCAGCCATCCAGTTATCAGACACACTCTCATGGTATCATAGTGATGTGTTCAAGTAACCCTTGAGTGATCTCCTAACTCGGTCACAACGTCTATGTCATGTGTCTTACTTCATCTCATCTATAGACTTCCCATCATCTCCCATCATCACCAGAAAGGGGAGCACAATACAGCGTTGTGTTTTTCAGAAGAGATAGAGGGAGTGTATATACATAAGTTATACATAAAATATTCTCTTCTTACTAGCtatttaaatctttttctttgccATATTCACACATTAAACTTTATCATATATAGTCTATATATTTCAAGGAAAACAATGCCTAAATAGGGTTTGCATCTATCTATGGTTTCAAACATCCACAAGAGTCTTCATATGTACCTCCATGGACAAAAGAGGATGCCATATTTTATGATTCATTATGGGTTAACTGACAcaggagtattttttaaaaagatttattcattttattacagccagatatatacagaggaggagagacagagaggaagatcttaggtccgatgattcactcccaaagtgagccgcaatgggccgatgcacgccaatccgatgccgggaaccaggaacctcttccgggtctcccatgcgggtgcagggtcccaatgcattgggccgtcctggactgctttcccaggccacaagcagggagctggatgggaagtggagctgccgggattagaacgggcgtccatatgggaacccggggcttttaaggcgaggactttagccactaggccacgccgccgggcccgacacagGAGTATTTTAGAGGCTACTTTACTTTTTCAGTTTTACGTGTTCATTTCCATATATTGCTAATAAGTAAACATACATTATATCTATTATATCACATATAGTATATAATACAATATTAAGCTTTATATAGTACTATGTATTGttttatatattaataatatattatgTATCAAAACTTATGCTATTATATTTACATCACATATTATTAAATAATATACATATtgttttatattaatatattaaatgtTAGAGTATAAATTATGTATTTACCTCATATAATATAGTATTTATTACATATTATAAGCCAATATAATAAATATCATTATGTGTAGTTATACTGTTATATATTATGGATGGTATATGTTATGCCATATGCATAGACtatgtattatataattatatgttgtcttttatgtgtgttatatatTATAGACTACATGTACAAACTATTATCTATATGCACTCTACAAATATATATTCCATgagtatatactatataatatatagcaTGATATATCGTGTTGTATTGTATCTAATTATATAGTGCTAATATATAGCATATAATAcctaatatataatatacttcATAAGATTTATTGTATAATATTATCTATAATGTAATAGATAATATTATATTAATGTTATATTAATGcagttatatataattttatatataattgcAGAATTATATGATATGTATTATATGTTATATGAATTATATGTTAGTAAATATTGTattactttgtatttttatttaggtACTAATTCATGTTATATTACTgtagtttcaaataaatatatacttatttacatataattttaataaGTTGAAGTTGTACCCTGTGTCCTTTCTAAACTCATTTATTGGTTCCAGAgtactttttaaaacttgtttttagaTACAGCTATTTGGAACCAGAGTCTCCCTTTactctccccaagttccctctcctcccttttcttctctccttcagtTTCACAAAGTGTGgtctttcgtgaattttcccaagttgacatgctgctgctggagtgtcGCCCAACTatgtaggagactgtcatttcATTGTGGGTTCATCTTGAATCCCAGGGCTCTAATGTAGGTACAATGAGGATTAGATCTTGATTATgtatgggcagtaccaataacagtgataaaacatACACTGACCATCTCATATGATTATAAACTATCAGCCTCTTATgcatggttgattaatgaattgcATCACAAGATCTTGTTACAGAAAGTACGGGTAAGtgacatagagtaagattcatgtgtaatatccctagatttgacatcatgttATTCTCCATTACAGCAAacatatctgaccttttgggattggctcatttcccttagcgtaatggtctctagtttggcccatttggccagaaAGCATTGTATTTCATTTGTTGTAATAGCAAAGTAGTATTTCCTAGTATAGATGAACTACAGTTTTTTTGATCCAGGCCACTattaatgggcatttaggttatTTCCATGTTCTTCATGAGTGTTGATTGTGCTACAATGAACATTGGAGAGAATTTTGCTTGCTTGCGTAATAAATCTTTCAGGTATTTTTCTAGgggtggtattgctgggtcatatggtaggtggatttttaGTTGCCTacatattctccatactgactttcatagtgattgcaccagcctgcattcccacaacagtggagtagggtttccttttctctgcaacctcaccagcaggtgttgttcatagttttctgtatgtggctcTGGAATAATTTTAGATCCAAGGGATCCTACATAGCTATCATGTTGTGCATGAGTCAAGATGAATTAATTTCCTATAGGAAAATTGTTTGCAATTTTAATACTTCTTGCTACCTCGAACTGTCTAGACTTTAAATGAAAAGTTCAAAACAACACTGTGagcatatatttacatttttccagATTTCAGAAATCAAGTATTCTATCTTCCACCATTAAACATGATGTTAACATCAAGGGTTTTGGAAGATT includes the following:
- the LOC101532966 gene encoding olfactory receptor 1-like, whose protein sequence is MAGSNLSVISEFLLLGLPIQPEYQNLCYVLFLAMYLITVLGNFIIIVLIILDSHLHTPMYLFLSNLSFSDLCFSSVTVPKLLQIMNSQVPSIPYEGCLTQMYFFLFFGDLGSFLLVAMAYDRYVAICFPLHYTSIMNPKLCLTLVALCLALTMFPSLLHTLLMARLSFCADSVIHHFFCDISALLKLACSDTSVNQLLVFVVGSIFVVIPFLLIIMSYAGIVSSILKVPSAQGIRKAFSTCGSHLSVVSLFYGTIIGLYLVPSADNSPVKETVMSMMYTVVTPMLNPFIYSLRNRDIKGALGRVVCKKTFFSLMAAHGI